TCAACTTGTTCTGCTGTGCCTGAGGCGTTCCTGGTGTTAGAGCTGAACATGTGGGGTCCCAGGAAGGTTTTCAGGCAAATCCAGGCAGTTGATCATTTTACTATTTTCACTGGTAGCCTTGAAGATTAGACAAGCCCCATaaattgtagggcttccctggtggctcagtggtaaagaatctacctgccaatgcaggagacacaagagacttgggtttgatccctgtgtcagcaagaccccctggagtaggaaatgacaacccactccagtattcttccttgggaaatgccatggacagaggagcctggccggtacagtccatggtgtcacgagtcagacatgacttagtgactaaacaacaatacaacGTAACTTGTAGAGCAGCCAGAAGAAACATTCTTCCTCCTTAGAGGTGTGAATGTAGTGTCTCTGAAAATCAGTATTTATACTGGTGCTACTAGAGCCACTCTCTGGATACTCAGAAGAGTACAGAGAAACATCCCTAAATTCACAGGGAGCCCTCTATATAGGAATTGGGTTTGGAATTCCAGGGCCCACCCTGgcatgtatttctggaactcttagAGCATTGTTTTAGACAGAATAACTCAGATTTTGGGAAATGGACTTCTGTTGTGCTTGGGCCAGACAACCCTTGTGGGGGTGCGGTAAAAGTCCTTAGGGGAGTTCTGTTGAAGATGGTCCAGTGGGGTGGAATTGAGAAGCTGAGAGTGAAGGAGGTGAGAGGTGACCTGTGATAGAATAAAGGGGTGAGGAGGAAAATGCAGCCTGGAGGAGCAGTGGCCAGGAAGACATTCATGGACCTGTGCTCCTCCTTCCCAAATGCCGCAGGGTGGTCATCCTTAAGGGTAGAAAAGGCTGGTGTGGGCTGCCCGCAAACCTCTCACCTTTTACAAGGGTGCTCTATCTCCATCATGTGAACTGTGATCTGCTCTTCTGTTTTGTATCTTAAGATCACTTAAGTAAACTAATAAAAAAGCTTCTTTGACACTGGGCCCCAAAGCATCCAGTAAAGGAAAGATGGAATAACAACCTCCTCAAGGAGGGGCAGAAAGGatgaaaaagactgaaagatGAGGAGATCAGTTTACTGTCTAATGAAGGTCTTAAAAGAGGTAAAGAGATGTTTCTAGAGACAGATCAATCAGACTTAAGAACCAACTGGaagtggagagagacagaggaatcaACAATAATCATaaggtttctttttgttgtttcagCTATGATGACTACATTGAAGCTGCTAAATCTTGAGGAAGGAGCAACAGTGTTGGGGTGTTGGGAGGTTCAGTCAATAAACACATTTGGATGTCATGAAAACTCACAAATGAAGAGATGCCCAGCCGTCAACAACTGGAAATGAGAGGGGAGTGCTCAGAGGAAGGATTGAAACTAGAGATGGGGATGATAATTTTATTATGGGCATGAGATAGAATCCTGAGGGGCAGACAGAATAACTGGtgtcagtgaaggagacataaagAGCAGAGGGATGGAGTGAGAGCCAGGAGCAAATGGGTTTCTGGAAACCAGAGGAGGAAGGTTCTGCTGCTTTGGAGGCTTCATGGTAAAGaatagctcagtcaataaagaatctgcctgcaatgcaagagactccagatcgatctctgggttgggaagatccgctggagaagggataagctacccactccagtattcttgggcttcccctgtggttcagctggtaaagaatctgcctgcagtgcgggatacctgggttcgatccctggttgggaagatcccctggagaagggaaaggctacccactcaagtattcttgcctggaaaatcccatggccagaggagcctggtgggctactgtccatggggccgcaagagtcagacacgactcagcgccTAAAGCACCACACAGAAGCAAAAGACCAACACAGCTAAATCACCCTGCAAGGCTTATTATTCTGAGTAGCAGGGGAGGGAACAGGAAAGAGGGCTGAGATGAAGAGGCCAGACATCCTGTGCTCTCTGCCGAAAAAAGCACGGCTCCACCACTGTGAGAGTCAACACTGTAGACAAGAGCTCCTTGaacttccccctccccacacatGGACTactgtgctcatctttcttcctctgttccCAGTAAGAGTCCCAGTAAAAGAGATGTCTCTCTTTTCACTCCCcactccctctttttttttttttccctacaccatgcagcttgtgggatcttagttcccctatcaaggattgaacccacgccctctgcactgtaagcgtggagtcttaaccactgaccctccagggaagcccctctcctctcttctgtcCTCAGGGTATCTTCCACTTCTTCCCTTCTTACCCCTTGAATATGGAGTTCAAGTCTGTCAGTTGAAAATAAACTCTTCCATAACTTCATTCAGCCCTCAAGCTTCCAATCTTTCTCCTCACTACTGAAGCCAAGGCCCTGGACATGTCTTTATCATGCAGTAATCGCTGAATTGCTGATCAGGCTCCCCACTAGACTGAAGGTGTTGCTGGTGGGGCAACTGTGTCTTACTCCTCTCTGTCCCGTGCCCAGCATAGAGCCCACTGCAGAGTACCTGCTCAGTAAGTGTTGTGTTACAAGAATACATAATGCACCAAAGAATTTTAATAAGCATTCTCATGTATGACTAACTTAGAGTAGCCCTTTGaggttgagtgaataaatgagtgaatgaatgaaaaacaaaccCCATCAAGGCTCAGAGATTCCAAGTGATTTGCTTAGTCTCACCTAGCAAGAAGAGCTAGGTCTTCTTGGACTCTTCTGTCTGTACCACAGTTCTTCCCTCGCATCCACTCATGAGACAGCATCGGACAGGCTCCAAGCAGTCTTAGCCTCAGCATCAATACTACGAGTTAGGATGTATTGGGTACTTACTGCACACCAGGCATAATTCCCAAGGCTTTTCcatttggtatctctaatattcaaAGCAACTCTAAGAGATGAACACTATTTATTAACCCAGTTTACAGGTGGAAATACTGAATCTCAAAGAcaataattttcttaaagtatCATAGATGTTAAATGATAGCTGGGATGTGATGTAGGTTTGCCAGTGGTGAAGCTCAACGCCAATCTCAAGCTTACCTGCCTCAAATCCCCCATAAGTCCCCTGTCTTCTCGCGCCCAAACTCGCTGTGGCAGCCTCCTCTTGGGTGGTGGCTTGCTATGGCTTTGGTATCACCTCTGAGAAGGTAAGGCCTTAGGTCTGTGCCCAACTCCAAGGCACTGCTCTATGAGGCTGAGGGGAGGGATGGATAAGTAGACCTGTGACTCCAGAGGATTCCCAGTGGAGGATGGGATTCCCAGTGGTGGATGAGATTCCCAGTGGGTAAGCATTTCCAGGGGCTCAAAGGAGAAAGCAATGAGAAACCCAGGAAAATTGAAGGAGGACCCCAGGGAGAGAGGCTGTGTGGAGATGATGATGtactaacatttttatttctatggcTCTAGTTTTTTCTCACAGAGTGGTCATGTCTGCAGAGGGGTTCCCCCTCTTTACAGATGAGCCATGAGAGACTCAGAGAGAGCAAGTCAGGGTTCAGGGAGGCTTCCCTCCCAGGGGATTAACAGACTGGGGATGACTGGGATGACCTGGGGCTCTGCCGAGGGGAAGGAGCTCCTGCAATTTGGGGGTCAGCCAAAGGCACGAAGGGGCATTTGGGTGACAGTGAAaagtggtgtgtgtgcatgtacacatatGCGTGTGCATGAGTGCCTGAGCATGTATGCACTCATTGAGATTGATGAGGCCATTTCCCAGAATAGGTGACTGAGGGCCTTGGGTGGGGGATGACTTCGGTGTGGGTTGTACTGTGAGCAGCCAGGACTCACAGAGGCACGGGGGGCTCCTTCAGGGAGGCATCACCAGTTTGTCCTCTGGAATTTGAAAGTGGTAGCACTGGGAAGCTCTTTTTCTACCTTCTTTGGAATAACCATCTTTCATGATTTCATTGTTGGCTTACAAGCTCTGCCTCTTAGTGGTTGCCTTAGGATTTGTAGTACACATCTTTAACTTACCATACTTACTTTTAAATAGCATTATGCCACTTCAACCAAGAGTACGAGATCCTTGCAGCAAGATTCTTCCATTGTCCCTCTTCCATTGTTTGTGTTATTGTTGTCATTTGCTTTACTTATGCATAAATTATAATCTTCAcaatacatttgtatatattttgggcTTTATACAGTTCACTATGTTCTAAAGAGatttagaaaaatgagaaaaaattaatatttgtttgCAAAATTCACTAATGTAGCATGTGACTATAGTTTATTGCTAGTATCCAGTGTATAAATGTACCATAATCTATTTACATATTCCATTGCTGAGGGACGTttatgttgtttctgttttttcctaaTTAGGGATAAGGCCAATATAAATagttttgtatatgtattttaatgctcaTGTACCTGAGGAGATTTCCTGGGTCAAAGGGTATGcatatcgaaacatgtatattgtctagggtgaagcggatcgccagcccaggttggatgcatgagacgggtgctcggacctggtgcactgggaagacccagagggatcgggcagagagggaggtgggaggggggatcgggatggggaacacatgtaaatccatggctgattcatgtcaatgtttgacaaaacccactacaatattgtaaagtaattagcctccaactaataaaaaaaaataaaaaagaaaaaaaaagaaaagagaaaaaaaaagggtatGCATAAATATCTTTGATTTTACTGGAATATGgcaaattgtcttccaaagtagTTGTACCAATCTGTTAATATAACCTCAGTAGTAATGCATGAGTTTCCACTGCCATCTGTGGAGAAATTGTTTTAACACATACACAAATCTATTATGTCTACACAATAGATATTATGAGGTTGTACAGTGCACAGCCTGAACATCTGAATATGAGAGGCTGGAGATAAGtaacttttgtcttttcttttcttttttcttttctctgggagCCAGTATAGACATAAAACCTATACTCAAAAGCCTCCACCCATGAGGACATTCAGAAGTCAACCAAGAGATCTGAGCTCTGAAGTATCAccactttaatttatttttttaaattttatttatttatttttccatttatttttattagttggaggctaattactttacagtattatagtggtttttgtcatacactgacatgaatcagccatggatttacatgtattccccatcccgatcccccctcccacctcctccacccgattcctctgggtcttcccagtgcaccagacccgagcacttgtctcatgcatccagcctgggctgggtatcaccacttttaaaaaatctttattcatGAGAGTCTTGACAGCCATTTTGTACCATTTTGTGTAGTTTAGTCATGCCACTAGCCCCAGTCACAGTTGATAAACTGTAAATCAAATATTGACCAAGCTAGTGCAATCAGAAAACTTTCTCCcagaatgaagaaaagagagtCAATTTTTGTATTATGTGGATGGTTATGTATAGGGCACCCAAAAATCCAGtcttcagagagacagagagattgtaggaaaaaataaatcacaatctTAGAGGATAGACgagcaaaggaaaacagagaatcTTAGTCATTTTCCTAGTTATTGGTTCCTTCCAGAAATTTCTTCAGGTCAATTTCTGCATGCCAGTCTTTTGGTTCCTTAGACAGCACTCTCTTTTTAGAATTCCCCAATTTGTGTTAGTACTGTGTTTGCCTTGGTATGTATGCATTTGCAACGACTTAAGTGTGAAATCCATAAGGGCAGTgagttttgttggttttgttcaCTACTATGCCTTTTAGCATCTAAAATAATTTTGCACCTAGAACTCTCTCAATAAGTAGCTATTGAATAGAagagcaacaaaaataaacatctacACATGTCTCATAGAATTGTCCCTTATTTCAAGGGGAGGAGGTTCTTGTTATAATACaataggaataagaaaaaaaaagtataagattCTATGAACTATCTAAGATAAaacaattaactttttaaaagtctaagCCGATCAATGAGGTCTTCACTGATGTGGTATTTGGGCTAAATGTTGAAGGAtgtcataaaaataaacagtaatgggacttccctggtggtccagtggttaggaatctacctgccaatgcaggggacacgggttcgatccctgctttgggaagactccacaagccacggggcaacaaagcccatgcgctataactactgagtccacactcTAGAGCACATGATCTGCAACAAAAAACATCACTGctgtgagaagcctgcacacagcaactagagagttgCCCCCTGCtagctgcagctagagaaagcccacatgtagcaacaaggacccagtgaagacaaaaataaaattaagataaaatgaaagaaaaaaataaatagtagtgATTCAGGTTGGGGaaaattagaaatttagaaaagatTTAGATGAGGGAAGATTTTTCTAATCTGAAAAttagaaagaggaaacagaacaTGAGGATTCCCAGAGACGCAAAGAAAGATAATGAATGTATTCTGGATGCTTAAAGAATTACCTTATAATTGACAGTTTATGTGGGAGTCTCACTATGGGTGACACTGGAGAGAATTGGGTAGTAGATCACATCACTAGGTCTTATAATCATATTTAGGAAGTTATCAATATTCACACAAAAGCAACTGGGACCAATGGAAATCATGTCACTCTTCATAGTAACTCTTGACCTCTACAAATTGTGCTATTTGTATCCTGAACACTTGACCTCTTGCCTGCTTTTGAATGACAGATAAGTAAGTAgcttatgtttaaatttttcagtcCATTATTTTTCTCATGGTATATTGCtttgttgatttatttctctatgctacttattttttaaaaaaattaaaaaaacaataaaaacccgTACTCACTCTGACTTCAGAGGCCTGTATTCATACCAGCTCTGCTGTGCTGCATCTAACTAGCTAGTCCTACTTCGTACTGTTCTTTCCCATTAGGAGAAGGGATTAATGCACTGGAAATAGTTTGAATATATAATAGCAAATGATTAGTTTTTTAGATGGAGGCTGTAGAGCCTCCATCTATGTAATTTTCTAGGACATAGGACACATCGCTTAGTTTTATCTTTCTTCTGTGGAAGATTCCAAGTCTAGCTGTAGGTGTGAAATAGTTCTCAATCTACAAAAACGATCTTGTTCCCAATCTAATGCAGCCAGGTGTCACTTCAGTGCCTTTGAAAATAATGAGACACATGGTATACAATTACCATGCCAAGTTCAGCCAAATTATCATTGTCCTTTTGCAATATCTCTGTGGAAACTCTAATTTAGCTTAAGAAATCAAGTTTCTTTAACTGAAATATTGTtactttttgcatttaaaaaaaacccctgtcttttggactctgtgggagagggtgagggtgggataatatgggagaatggcattgaaacatgtaaattatcatatgtgaaacgaaacaccagtccaggttcgatgcatgatacagggtggcttggggctggtgcactgggatgacccagagggaagggatggggagggaggtgagaacggggttcaggatggggaatacgtgtacatgcatggcggattcaagtcaatgtatggcaaaaccaatacaatattgtaaagtaaaatttaaaaaaaaaaaaccctgttaaATACatttgtggtggtttagttgtaagtcatgtctgactcttgccaccccatggactgcagcccgccaatctcctctgtccatgggattttccaggcaagaatactggagtgggttgccatttccttctccgggggatcttccagactcaggaattgaaccccagtctcctgcatctcaagCAGATTCCAGCACTGCAAACAAATTcgttactgactgagctacaagggaagccgaACATATGTtgagtttctgttttaaattcaaGTGCTAGAGTGAGACATTTCATTCTGCCTTAAATCATAAATGACTAACATTTGAATTCTGAAATAGAGGGGACAAATACCTTTACATATGCTTATTTTCTGAAGTGACTGTCAAGTCTTTTATCTATCTATGTTACCTTCTGATAAACTAAGTtatctgtctttttcttactgatttgtagttattctttatattttctggataCTAGTTCTTTGTTGGATAAATGTATTATAAGTATTTTCCCCAAATCTGTGGCTTGCTTTTTCACTTGCTTATGGCATCTTTTGATTGAGACTGTGTCTAGTACATTGGATACCTCTgtacaaattataaaaatgctcCCTTTCTAATGGCTTGGTAAGTGTAATATGGGCTGAATTTCAACTTTCACTTGCTCTGTTAGATGTCTTTGTGCAGATTACctatataatatattacatacCAGTGGCAGCTCTGCTTTTGATTATCCAAAATTCTAAATTTTGATATAGTCAAATTTATCACTTCTTTCCTTTATGTAGTCaaatttgtatcacttttttctttcttttataaaaagttAGTACTTGTATTTTACTTAGAAAGACTTCCATTACTCCAATGTTGCGATGATATATTTCTTTATCTTATAGAACTTAACGGTTTGGATTTTAACATTTAGATGCacctttctttaatatttctgataaataataaagtgtaatgtaggaaatggcaacctgctctagtattcttgcctgggaaataccatggacagttgctaagttgtgtctgactctttgcgacctgatagattgaagcacgccaggcttccctctccttcactacctcctggaggtttgctcaaactcatatccattgagtcagtgatgtcattcaaccatctcatcctctgtctccctcttctcctcctgctctcaatctttcccagtatcaaggtcttttccaataagttgtttcttcacatcaggtggccaaagtattggaacttcagcttcagtatcagtcctccaatgcattcttgcctggagaattccatggacagaggagcctggcgggctatagtccatgaggtcacaaggagttggacttgactgagtgactaacacacaggaAGATGTTAGGCAATTTGATACCGTAAAGATGGAACTGAGAGAGAGATAAAATGCCAGGTGATTGCTTTGATATGTgtcttctaattctgtgaaaacttCCTCTCGCCTTTAGAACAGTGAAGCCACaagcaaggctcagagagggctttctgtgctaatattttcttctgtatgtCTGCTTTTGTTCTTTGTTCATCATGCCAACCAAGCAGCTCAACCTTCAGGCATAGCTAGGTTTCAAACTGACATCTCATGGACTCTAACACCCTTGCTCTTTGCCATGTTGAACAATGTCTTGAGGTGCTAGCAGTGAACATGTAGGCAAGGCCTGGAGGGACTCGATGGAGAGGATTAGGACATGTTCTGTCATATTTTGAGATCATATCTGGAAGGTTTGGACAGTCATGGAACAGAACAGTATCTGACCCAGAAAGGAGTAGCCTCCTTTGACCAGAGAGAATTGTGACCCTCTGCCTCCCTTATATTTCCCCTAGGGCTATGATAGGTCACTGAATTTAATCAAGAAACATTTACTTGGCTTCTTTGCAAGCTTAAATGTTTCTGGCAGAGATATGCTAGTAGCTAGTATATCCTTGACCAAGAGTACCCTGAGGGTGAGGCTATTTCCTCCTGCAGGATGAAGAGCTCGGTTCCTTCATCTGTTTCAAAAGACCACAGCTCCCCTACCAACCCGGGTGCTGCCCTCTTTATGCTTCTTTCTTTGCACACTCAAGCTTGGGAAGGATGACTTCTGTGCTGCTGTACTCTCCTGTTTCCAAGGACACTGTGAACACATCAACACGCTTACCTATTCTTATCATGTGTTTGCCACTCCAAGTTCTTCctaagaaaaagcaagaaatatgCCGTTCCCCACACCCTTATGGCTGCTATACTCATGATGCGTTGTTACTCTGAAATAGAACTGGTGGAAAACTTGGGATATAGGTTGGGCTGGCAAAGATGAGAGCAGGTTAGGCCTCCTTTCACTCTTGCTACCTGGGGGCTTTCATCTTCCCAGCCTGTCTTTCACTGGCCTTTTTTGGAGGGCATCAGTTTCTGTCAGTGGCCTCTTGCTATGTGCTGGGAAACAACTGTCTCCTGCCCTGAAGTGCTCAGTTTTTCCAAGGCTGATGATATGGGTAGCCATATCttgacataatttaaaaaaaagtagttcCCTAATGTTGCTTAAAAtgattgttttcctaattttgcatCCCCTTCCTTCTTTATCATTATTATCCATAACTTCAAGATCCTTTCCTCATTTTCACAGAGGACATTGGCTCAGGCTAACTTTCCTCCTCAACCCTGGCCATTCTCCTGTACTGTGGTATGGATCATTCATGAAAATGATCTATCCAGCATCTTTGTTTAAGGGTTGTTTGCCTTCTTCAACATCAGTGACATATTCTCTATACAGTCCAGGCTGCAAATACGTGATCATACCCTAGATCATCAACCATAAATGCACCACCTCTGAAGTTTATTTTAGTAGCTCTCTTTCAAACTGTCTTATTCCTTTCCCATAACATAACAGTCTCTACTTTTATATCTCATGATGACCTCTTGGCCTGTCATCTTTCTTCCCTTGTTCAGAATCCTCCTGTCTCCCCTGCCCGTCACACGTTGGATGGCAGGGAGCTCAATGGCCCTCTCTCCAGTACTCCTGTCCTCGTGTACCCTGCTGACAGCTGGGTGAAAGCTGTTCCCAGACTGCTAAGTGTCTCTAGAGAAACATCACAGCTGTGCACTTCTGTACACATCTTCACTCCTTCTCTCTGCATCCAAagaagagggttccttttctcaaGACCCAACATTTCTGCTTTGCTCTTGTTCCCATATGTTCCTCCTTTAATGGATCATCCTTTAATTTTCTCTCAACTAGTTCTCCTCTCCTTATGAGGCAGGTAATATTATTATCTCCCTTTTGCAGACAAGGAAACAAATTCAGAGAGAACTCCAAGATTGTCCCACGGTCCTCCCAACCTGTAAGTGGCTAagccaagaatcaaacccaggtcttttccTCTCCCagtgtcaaatttttttttctcctctgcaaaGTTTACCCACATCCTCTTGACCACCTTACCTTCCACCTAACTGCTGTCTATTCCCCCCCATAAACTTCTGTCTTGATGCACTCAGAATCATGGCAGTTCATTTCAGTCTGCATTCCGAGGCATTAACATCAATTGACTAATGCCTATGCCTCCTCTAAAAGGTAAAGTCCATGAGGGCAAGAACCACACTGTGCTCATCATAGTATCCCCAGGACCCGAGGAAGGGAATTGCCCTTGTTAAAGTACTCATCAACTTCCAGCATATTACTTAGTCAAGTCCTCATTCTCCTTGACCCATTAGAGGACTAAAACCTGCCAACCACTCCAACCTTCTTAAAACAGTCATGAGTCTGTTGGCTTTGGTGAGGCCATTCTGTCcttgttttcctccttcctccctgatTCCTACACACAAATTCAACCTTTAGAAATCTCTTCCCTCTCCCTACCTCTCTTCATCCCCGTGTCTCTACTCAGGTCCAGGCTACCATTGTCTCTAGTGTCACAGCCTCCAGGCTTGTTTCCCTCTAATCCACACTCTACTGTGACTGCAGAGTGACCACTGTGAATCACAAGTGTGGTTTTGCCACTTCTCTGCTTCAGAGTCTTCAGTAGCTGCCTGGAGTTAAAAACTCAAACTTCTTATCATGACAGATAAGGCCTTTTATCATCTGGCCTCTACTACCCTCACTTCCCACCAGACCCCCGTGCTCCCTCTGTGGGGGCTGCTGTGAACTTTCTGATCTCTATGCGTGCCTCTGTGGCTCACCATGCTGTTTCTCCGGCCTAGcatgccttttttctttccatctccttCGTCTCCAGCAAACACCTTACCTTATCCTTCAAACACAAGCCAGATTCACCTTCTCTGTGAAGTGTTCCATGTCAGTGATTGCCCTTACTATATGTTTCCACAGAATTTTGTTCTTAAAGCTATTATTGACCATTACATGCCTTTACAGCTTGCTAGATTGGGACCTCTCTGTGGGGAGaaaccaatttttttctttcttttcaagtgtGTAGCTAATGTGACATGTATACTAGATgtctggtgaatgaatgaatgaatgaatgaatgaaaattacaTGCATTAAGAAGGGGGGAAAATTGAGAAACCAGTGATAGAAGCTTGTTTTGAAGTTGGTTACTGTGGAACTCTGGATGAATAGCCAGTTTTCAGAATATGCCTAGTAGATTCTCAAAGATGACTGTAGACAGCCAAAGCCAACATACAGCAGGGATGGATCACTTGCACATTTACCTACGTGATAGTGAGAGTTGATTAGTAGGGCCTACAAGCCATGGAGAGTCAGGCAGGAAGCTCCCTATGTGAGGGCGGGGGCTGGAGCTTCTCACTGGAGACCTGGTGTTGTGCCTGTTGGAAGAGAGTTGCCAGGTGCTGCCTGATTTCCTTGGTCCTGGCCCCATAGATGATGGGATTAACCAGACATGGAAGCAGCAGGTAGAAGGCGCTGAGCAGGTTGTGCACATCCTGGGAGGCAGTGCGGGCCACGCGGTAGACAATGGACGAGGACATGGTGGACGAGTAGATGGTGAAGATGACCAGCAGGTGGGAGCCACAGGTGTTCAGGGCCTTGGAACGTGCTCTGCCTGATGAAATTCGAAAGGCAGCATGGATAATGCGGGAGTAGGAGGCTCCTAGCAGCAGCATGTCCAGGACTCTGTTGAAGATGCGGACAGTGAGACCCACAGTCTTGTTTAGGGAGATATTCCCACAGGAGAGCTTCATTAGGGCCATGTGCTCACAGGCAAAGTGATGGATCACGTCTGAGCGGCAGAAATGAACCCTGGAGGCCAGCCCCACCACTGGAGCAACGATGCAAGTGCTCCTGGCAGCTGCCGCCCCCAGCAAGCCAGCCAGCAACTGGCCTGTCACTATCTCTGAGTAGCGGAGAGGGTAGCAGATGGCGACATAGCGGTCCAGGGCCATGACCAGGAGGATGTTGCAATCAAAGACAATGAGGAAGTAGATGCAGAACATCTGGACTAGACAGCGAGCCAGGGAGATGCGGCTGAATCGGGAGGAGAAGCTGAGCAGCATGGCAGGCACCACGGTGGTGGCGGCACAGATGTTGACAGCCAGGAGCAGAGCTATGAGCAGGTACATGGGCTGGTGCAGGCTTCTCTGGGCCACCACCGTGTGGATGACCAGGGCGTTGACAGAGACGATCACCAGGTAGATGCTGAGGAAGGGCAGCACCAGGAGGGCTCGGGACTCCTTCAGCCCCGGGAAGCCCAGCAGGATGAAGCTGGTATAGGACAGGTTAGAGCTGCTGTTGGTCCATGATGACATCTTCCCTGGGGAATGGGATGGCTCTGGGGAGAA
This sequence is a window from Odocoileus virginianus isolate 20LAN1187 ecotype Illinois chromosome 10, Ovbor_1.2, whole genome shotgun sequence. Protein-coding genes within it:
- the LOC110124327 gene encoding olfactory receptor 52K1-like: MSSWTNSSSNLSYTSFILLGFPGLKESRALLVLPFLSIYLVIVSVNALVIHTVVAQRSLHQPMYLLIALLLAVNICAATTVVPAMLLSFSSRFSRISLARCLVQMFCIYFLIVFDCNILLVMALDRYVAICYPLRYSEIVTGQLLAGLLGAAAARSTCIVAPVVGLASRVHFCRSDVIHHFACEHMALMKLSCGNISLNKTVGLTVRIFNRVLDMLLLGASYSRIIHAAFRISSGRARSKALNTCGSHLLVIFTIYSSTMSSSIVYRVARTASQDVHNLLSAFYLLLPCLVNPIIYGARTKEIRQHLATLFQQAQHQVSSEKLQPPPSHRELPA